A genomic region of Halobacteriovorax sp. JY17 contains the following coding sequences:
- a CDS encoding M3 family metallopeptidase, with translation MNPILNEYKTVFGTVPFEEIKNEHFLPALEEGIRVGKENIEKIKNNKDEPTFENTILALEGSSEIIDKAAEVFFNLLSAETNDEMQEIAKDFSPKLTAYGNDVGLDEKLFLKVKAVWDNKDSMDLDAEDLKLLEKNYKSFVRNGALLNESQKEELRKIDEELSTSGLKFGDNNLKETNKFVMVLESRDDLAGLPEGEIEAAAILAKEKGHEGKWAVTLDYPSLIPFMTYAEKRELREKLYMANGSKSCKGDELDNKEIIKKLSELRHKRAKLLGYDSHAHFTLEERMAANPKTVTDFLEDFLSKAKDQAKNEMKDLQEYVVKNGGPSDLQNWDYAFWAEKLKKDKYSIDDEMLKPYFKLENVVDGVFQVASKLYGLSFKKNEEMQKYHKDVMTYEVLDESGRHIAAFYADFFPRAGKRNGAWMTAYRGQSNVDGVEKRPHISIVCNFTKPTETKPSLLTFNEVTTLFHEFGHALHGMLADTKYESLSGTNVFWDFVELPSQILENWAYEKECLDLFAKHYETGEVIPSELIQKIKNSATFHEGRATLRQISFCLLDMAWHSGDIGNVIDPEKFEKEAMAPASLLPSVKGTMMSTSFGHIFAGGYSSGYYSYKWAEVLDADAFEHFKENGIFNREIATKFRDNILSKGGTEHPMELYKKFRGAEPTPDALLKRGGLI, from the coding sequence ATGAATCCAATCTTGAATGAATATAAGACTGTTTTTGGAACAGTACCATTTGAAGAAATTAAAAATGAGCACTTTCTACCGGCCCTAGAAGAGGGGATTAGAGTAGGTAAAGAAAATATCGAGAAAATTAAAAATAATAAAGATGAGCCAACTTTTGAAAATACAATTCTTGCTTTAGAAGGTTCAAGTGAAATAATCGATAAAGCAGCTGAAGTTTTCTTTAATTTATTATCTGCGGAAACTAATGATGAAATGCAAGAGATTGCAAAAGACTTTTCTCCAAAGCTGACAGCTTACGGGAATGATGTAGGACTTGATGAAAAATTATTTCTAAAGGTTAAAGCTGTTTGGGATAATAAAGATTCAATGGATTTAGATGCAGAAGATTTAAAACTTCTGGAGAAGAATTATAAATCATTTGTTCGCAATGGTGCTCTGTTAAATGAGTCGCAAAAAGAAGAACTAAGAAAAATTGATGAAGAGCTTTCGACTTCAGGCTTAAAGTTTGGAGATAATAACTTAAAAGAAACTAATAAATTCGTAATGGTTCTTGAAAGTAGAGATGACCTTGCAGGACTTCCGGAAGGGGAAATTGAGGCAGCAGCAATTCTAGCGAAAGAAAAAGGACATGAAGGAAAGTGGGCAGTAACTCTTGATTACCCAAGTCTTATCCCTTTTATGACTTATGCGGAGAAGAGAGAGCTAAGAGAGAAGCTCTATATGGCTAACGGTTCAAAGTCTTGTAAGGGCGATGAATTAGATAATAAGGAAATAATAAAAAAGTTATCAGAGCTTCGTCATAAGAGAGCTAAGCTTCTAGGTTATGATTCTCATGCGCACTTTACTCTTGAAGAGAGAATGGCCGCGAATCCAAAGACGGTAACTGACTTTCTAGAAGATTTTCTTTCAAAAGCTAAAGATCAAGCAAAGAATGAAATGAAAGATCTCCAAGAGTATGTAGTAAAGAATGGTGGACCATCTGACTTACAGAATTGGGACTATGCTTTTTGGGCAGAGAAGTTAAAGAAAGATAAGTATAGTATCGATGATGAGATGCTTAAGCCTTACTTTAAGTTAGAGAATGTTGTTGATGGAGTTTTTCAAGTTGCAAGTAAGCTCTATGGGCTTAGCTTCAAGAAGAACGAAGAGATGCAAAAGTACCATAAAGATGTAATGACTTATGAAGTTCTTGATGAATCGGGAAGACATATTGCTGCATTCTATGCAGACTTCTTTCCTAGAGCTGGAAAGAGAAATGGTGCTTGGATGACTGCTTATAGAGGACAGTCTAATGTTGATGGAGTAGAGAAGAGACCACATATCTCAATTGTGTGTAACTTTACTAAACCAACAGAGACGAAGCCTTCTCTTTTAACTTTTAACGAAGTAACAACTCTATTCCACGAATTTGGTCATGCTCTTCATGGAATGCTTGCTGATACAAAGTATGAAAGTCTTTCAGGGACAAATGTTTTTTGGGATTTCGTTGAGCTTCCTTCTCAAATCTTAGAGAATTGGGCCTACGAGAAAGAATGTTTAGACCTATTTGCTAAGCACTATGAAACAGGTGAAGTGATTCCAAGTGAGTTAATTCAAAAAATTAAAAATAGTGCAACTTTCCACGAAGGTAGAGCAACTCTGAGACAAATTAGCTTTTGCTTACTAGATATGGCCTGGCATAGTGGTGATATTGGAAACGTAATAGATCCTGAGAAATTTGAAAAAGAGGCCATGGCTCCTGCAAGTTTACTACCTTCTGTTAAGGGGACAATGATGTCGACTTCATTTGGACATATCTTTGCTGGTGGTTACTCTTCAGGGTACTACTCATATAAGTGGGCCGAAGTCCTAGATGCTGATGCATTTGAGCACTTCAAAGAGAATGGAATTTTCAATAGAGAGATTGCAACTAAATTTAGAGATAATATCTTATCAAAAGGTGGAACGGAACATCCGATGGAGCTTTATAAGAAGTTTCGTGGTGCAGAGCCAACGCCTGACGCTCTTTTGAAAAGAGGCGGATTAATTTAA